In Nocardia sputorum, a single genomic region encodes these proteins:
- a CDS encoding type II toxin-antitoxin system RelE/ParE family toxin translates to MESLYSIEIEPEVRAWLESLPAKHFLKVEAYVALLAERATTLGEPFSRYLGEGVRELRPTLDGAATRITYWFRSDRTIVLLTTFRKTKDREDAEVKRAIEMRRICEDEHGPAHEEFLRTIEKGEL, encoded by the coding sequence GTGGAGTCGCTCTACTCGATTGAGATCGAGCCCGAAGTACGGGCTTGGCTGGAGTCGCTTCCGGCTAAGCATTTCCTCAAAGTCGAAGCGTATGTGGCCCTACTCGCCGAACGCGCGACCACACTCGGTGAACCCTTCTCCCGCTATCTGGGCGAGGGGGTGCGTGAACTTCGCCCGACGCTGGATGGAGCCGCCACGCGGATCACCTATTGGTTCCGATCCGACCGCACGATCGTCTTGCTGACAACATTCCGTAAAACCAAGGACCGCGAGGACGCCGAGGTCAAACGCGCTATCGAGATGCGAAGAATATGCGAGGACGAACACGGCCCCGCTCACGAGGAGTTCCTCCGCACTATCGAGAAAGGAGAGCTGTGA
- a CDS encoding helix-turn-helix domain-containing protein, with the protein MPHSRWKTGRDQGLTEPEAVSEVRHEIRLAMELAAAVYNRRTELGLTQAELADRAGLTQAKISRIEGSDAVPTLPLLTKLARALDASLNIAIDADDARVSFTPHTSAA; encoded by the coding sequence ATGCCCCATAGTCGATGGAAGACGGGTAGAGACCAGGGACTGACCGAGCCCGAGGCCGTCAGCGAAGTGCGTCATGAAATCCGACTGGCCATGGAGCTCGCCGCCGCCGTGTACAACCGTCGCACGGAGCTCGGCCTCACCCAAGCCGAACTCGCCGACCGGGCGGGACTGACGCAGGCGAAGATCTCCCGGATCGAGGGATCCGACGCCGTCCCCACCCTTCCGCTACTGACAAAGCTGGCACGAGCCCTGGACGCATCCCTGAACATCGCCATCGATGCCGACGACGCACGCGTCAGCTTCACACCGCACACCAGCGCGGCGTAG